In a single window of the Penaeus chinensis breed Huanghai No. 1 chromosome 4, ASM1920278v2, whole genome shotgun sequence genome:
- the LOC125024912 gene encoding sideroflexin-2-like — MGDQQRINLDEPRYDQSNFYGRLQHFLGITDWRLCFKTDQELNEAKDLLRKYRLGQEPPGTTEEQIWFAKRLYESAFHPDTGDKQNVIGRMSFQVPGGMILTGAMLTFYKSTPAVVFWQWANQSFNALVNYTNRNAKSQLTEQQMAVAYVSATSAALVTALGLKKSLAKRASTLMQRFVPFAAVAAANCINIPLMRQNEIQKGITVCDDKGNELGESKLAAVKGITQVVVSRIIMAAPGMTILPLVMERLEKQAWLRRNPRLNAPFQTLTCGLILTFMTPTACSLFNQKCSLSTSTLSKYEPEVYAAMQNKCEGKVPETVYFNKGL; from the exons ATGGGGGACCAACAGCGAATTAATCTTGATGAACCACGATACGACCAGTCAAATTTTTATGGCCGTCTACAACACTTCTTAGGAATCACAGATTGGCGCCTCTGTTTTAAAACAGACCAGGAACTTAATGAAGCCAAAGATCTTCTTCGGAAATACAG GCTCGGCCAGGAACCCCCAGGAACCACAGAGGAACAGATCTGGTTTGCCAAACGCTTATATGAGTCAGCTTTTCACCCTGACACTGGCGACAAGCAGAATGTCATCGGCCGCATGAGTTTCCAGGTGCCTGGTGGTATGATCCTGACAGGTGCTATGCTGACATTTTATAA GTCTACCCCAGCTGTGGTTTTCTGGCAGTGGGCTAACCAGTCGTTCAATGCCCTCGTAAACTACACTAATCGCAATGCAAAATCCCAGCTGACTGAACAGCAGATGGCCGTTGCATACGTTTCAGCCACCAGTGCTGCTCTTGTCACTGCCCTTGGCCTAAAGAAGTCCTTAGCGAAGAGAGCATCAACATTAATGCAG AGATTTGTGCCCTTTGCTGCTGTAGCTGCTGCCAATTGCATTAACATTCCACTGATGAGGCAGAATGAAATCCAAAAAGGAATTACTGTTTGCGATGACAAAGGAAACGAATTAGGAGAATCTAAG CTGGCAGCTGTGAAGGGCATCACGCAGGTAGTGGTATCCCGTATAATCATGGCAGCCCCTGGAATGACCATCCTGCCGTTGGTGATGGAACGGCTGGAGAAGCAGGCCTGGCTGAGGAGGAACCCCCGCCTCAATGCCCCCTTCCAGACCCTGACTTGTGGACTCATCCTCACCTTCATGACCCCCACAGCATGTTCGCTCTTCAATCAGAAGTG CTCTCTCAGCACCTCAACACTGTCCAAATATGAACCCGAAGTTTATGCTGCCATGCAAAACAAGTGTGAAGGAAAAGTGCCCGAAACAGTCTACTTTAACAAGGGCTTGTAA